One window from the genome of Heptranchias perlo isolate sHepPer1 chromosome 22, sHepPer1.hap1, whole genome shotgun sequence encodes:
- the LOC137340860 gene encoding G-protein coupled estrogen receptor 1-like: protein MARQETPHNATHLSDYFNSTLSPSDNGNSTHVPSDFDNSAFIEIVKAQDLISRSIYAYSIFGLVGFITGIFIIVIYIGNYSKKRKFEKLDIFLFSLTLADLILILFSLTDIVRPEAVETTALGCAVLSFFFNTAYFYTEYIHIVISFFLAYDHIALIRKALNKPFISVLAAMGLSVLFSVLVTALTGAGRDPSKTVNCHVDPLEAPPEYGIVKFVFGFLMPTLIILGFILHFLIHSTCLRNSEDLQDCRERVQPHRVFLALVTVTFICRLVYNILLLLRPQTDAGSRRSSLKSELVVIIGELIMFAGSCLCLVSIVTLHEMRKDAAMETLRCITEPCRGVNANRNHDIMSPNIEIKEHHEETASLY, encoded by the coding sequence ATGGCGCGGCAAGAAACTCCACACAATGCGACCCATCTCTCAGATTACTTTAactctactctctctccctcagacaATGGCAATTCCACACACGTTCCTTCAGATTTTGACAACTCCGCATTCATTGAGATTGTGAAGGCACAAGATTTAATCTCAAGGAGCATTTACGCCTACAGCATATTTGGACTTGTTGGGTTCATAACGGGCATCTTCATCATAGTCATTTATATTGGAAACTACAGTAAGAAAAGGAAATTCGAAAAACTTGACATCTTTCTATTCTCCCTGACATTGGCAGATCTCATACTCATCCttttctcactcactgatatagtaAGACCAGAGGCCGTAGAAACCACTGCTCTTGGTTGTGCAGTCCTCTCATTTTTCTTCAACACCGCCTATTTCTACACGGAATACATTCACATCGTGATTTCCTTCTTCTTAGCATATGACCACATTGCACTGATTAGGAAGGCACTGAATAAACCGTTCATCTCAGTCTTGGCTGCAATGGGCCTAAGCGTCCTCTTCTCCGTCCTGGTCACGGCGCTAACTGGGGCCGGACGTGACCCAAGCAAGACAGTGAACTGTCATGTAGACCCACTAGAGGCCCCACCAGAGTACGGCATCGTCAAGTTTGTCTTCGGATTTCTAATGCCAACACTCATCATTCTGGGCTTTATCCTGCATTTCCTGATTCATTCCACATGCCTGCGGAATTCAGAGGACCTCCAAGACTGCAGGGAGCGTGTCCAGCCACACCGGGTTTTTCTGGCGTTGGTCACAGTGACTTTTATTTGCCGTCTGGTTTATAACATTCTACTTCTCCTCAGACCACAAACGGACGCCGGAAGCCGCCGCTCCAGTCTCAAAAGCGAGCTGGTAGTGATTATCGGAGAGTTGATcatgttcgctggaagctgcctGTGCCTGGTGTCCATCGTCACTTTGCACGAGATGAGGAAAGATGCGGCGATGGAAACCCTGAGGTGCATCACTGAGCCCTGCCGAGGGGTCAACGCCAACAGAAACCACGACATCATGAGCCCCAATATTGAGATCAAGGAGCACCATGAAGAAACTGCTTCTCTCTACTGA